One window of the Leptospira ryugenii genome contains the following:
- a CDS encoding TIGR02757 family protein, whose translation MKKIQQFEYKLSPLHAALEGIKAEFSNDDLISTDPILFPKRYQNPLDIEIVALLSALYAYGNVIAIQRFLEPIFQALGENPYYAFATRSERFEQAIKVVQKYRFQTKEDNENILYALSEILRVHRETDDNNAIFEEFFLFKGSNFEPVSSIARFQKKLLSQLESKKPITGGIRFWIGDPESHSAKKRICLFLRWMVRRNHPDFGIYKRISQAEIPFPLDTHIQRLVQILGLSTRKTYGMREAILVRDQFLRLSPEDPLQYDFYLTRVGIIQRCKAKRIESICGGCGLRSVCNIW comes from the coding sequence GTGAAAAAGATTCAGCAGTTTGAATATAAACTCTCCCCATTACATGCTGCTTTGGAAGGTATCAAAGCAGAATTTTCAAACGATGATTTAATTTCGACCGACCCAATCTTATTTCCAAAACGGTATCAGAATCCCTTAGACATCGAAATCGTTGCACTTTTGTCCGCTCTCTATGCATACGGAAATGTGATCGCCATACAAAGATTTCTAGAACCAATCTTCCAAGCCTTAGGTGAAAATCCTTACTATGCTTTTGCGACTAGAAGTGAACGTTTTGAACAAGCAATAAAGGTCGTACAAAAGTACAGATTCCAAACAAAAGAGGACAATGAGAACATTTTGTACGCACTTTCTGAAATATTGAGAGTCCATCGAGAGACTGATGATAACAATGCGATATTTGAAGAGTTTTTTTTATTCAAGGGCAGTAATTTTGAACCTGTCTCATCCATTGCTCGTTTCCAAAAGAAACTTCTAAGCCAGCTGGAAAGCAAAAAGCCAATCACAGGCGGAATACGATTCTGGATCGGTGATCCCGAAAGCCATTCTGCGAAAAAAAGAATTTGTTTGTTTTTACGTTGGATGGTAAGACGAAATCATCCTGACTTTGGGATCTACAAAAGGATATCCCAAGCTGAAATCCCATTTCCCCTTGACACCCATATCCAAAGATTGGTCCAAATCCTTGGCCTTTCTACAAGGAAAACATATGGTATGAGAGAGGCAATACTGGTAAGAGACCAATTCCTCAGGCTATCACCAGAAGATCCTTTGCAATATGATTTTTATCTAACGAGAGTGGGGATCATCCAAAGGTGCAAAGCAAAACGAATCGAGTCTATTTGTGGTGGATGTGGACTTAGATCGGTGTGTAATATTTGGTAG
- a CDS encoding SpoIIE family protein phosphatase, with product MATVESKAHHILIVDDVSENVELLKYLLSTHGFKTYTAFSAEEARLILLNTTIDVLLLDVNMPVQDGFSFCRELRGMDAFKLLPIIFITSIEREIGYEEAMKNGGDDFINKPFNKRELVAKIGSILRIKLLQDALSQEKIRYEKELQTARKVQEQLIPEKKFIWNGIQAQTMFHPVFQIGGDFVDCWADSKKLHIVIADCSGHGPSAALIGAMFKMQLFNLDPNMTLKERVYHIRKNLEIVLPEDYSITFCYAILDESLELNYINGGHPAPILFSEGKTSLLEGISPMIMNIDLNAKDEVHTLKLKPKSKLLLYTDGASEAMNASNQFLSEEGMRTIFADSVTEGGEILERVRTKILDFCGSKQPMDDMAMVCIQL from the coding sequence TTGGCAACTGTAGAATCGAAAGCCCATCATATCCTCATCGTAGATGATGTTTCCGAGAATGTAGAATTGTTAAAATACCTTCTCTCCACTCACGGCTTCAAAACCTATACTGCATTTTCTGCAGAGGAAGCACGTTTGATCCTTTTGAACACTACAATCGACGTACTCCTCTTAGATGTGAATATGCCGGTACAAGATGGATTCTCCTTTTGCAGGGAGCTCAGAGGAATGGATGCATTCAAACTCCTTCCCATCATCTTCATTACCTCTATTGAACGAGAGATTGGGTATGAAGAAGCAATGAAAAATGGGGGAGATGACTTCATCAACAAACCGTTTAATAAGCGTGAATTGGTGGCAAAGATAGGATCCATCCTTAGAATCAAGTTGTTACAAGATGCACTCTCCCAGGAAAAAATCCGATATGAAAAGGAGTTGCAAACGGCAAGGAAGGTGCAAGAGCAGCTGATTCCAGAAAAGAAATTTATCTGGAATGGCATCCAAGCACAAACAATGTTCCATCCTGTATTTCAAATTGGTGGAGATTTCGTAGATTGTTGGGCGGACTCCAAAAAGCTGCACATTGTCATAGCGGATTGTTCAGGCCATGGTCCAAGTGCGGCACTCATCGGAGCGATGTTCAAAATGCAGTTATTCAATCTAGACCCAAACATGACCTTAAAGGAGCGTGTTTACCACATACGGAAAAATTTGGAAATTGTCCTTCCAGAAGATTATTCGATTACCTTTTGTTATGCGATATTAGATGAAAGCCTCGAATTAAATTATATCAATGGGGGGCACCCGGCGCCGATTCTTTTCAGTGAGGGCAAAACATCCCTTTTGGAAGGGATCAGTCCAATGATCATGAACATTGATTTGAACGCAAAAGACGAAGTGCACACTCTCAAATTAAAGCCTAAATCCAAATTGTTACTCTACACCGATGGGGCAAGCGAAGCTATGAATGCATCGAATCAATTTCTAAGTGAAGAGGGGATGCGCACTATTTTTGCAGATTCCGTAACGGAAGGTGGAGAGATTTTAGAGCGCGTACGGACAAAAATATTGGATTTTTGCGGTTCAAAGCAACCAATGGACGATATGGCCATGGTTTGCATTCAGTTATGA
- a CDS encoding heme exporter protein CcmB, whose product MKGNFSAFWDSTTKEFLLLGRSMGGFFSQISLSLCLLFIFYSSIEVNESLQERSVRGIKWAILVILNFVLIGQSLWEEREEGGWYASLGRKPLAILYFAKCLVIWLSTVIINGMVSLLLCLFFQKANVDRFLSEWMFANLGSLSLVFLGVTLGLLSEASRMKEIILPLLQLPFSIPLFLFGMEAETRFYQEVEFYLPSVGILLFFAIFYGSLGVLFLEVLQKDS is encoded by the coding sequence GTGAAAGGAAACTTCTCTGCATTTTGGGACAGCACCACCAAAGAATTTTTATTGTTGGGAAGGTCTATGGGTGGTTTTTTCTCCCAGATCTCTCTCAGTTTGTGCCTTCTCTTTATCTTTTATTCTTCCATCGAAGTCAATGAATCCTTACAAGAAAGGAGTGTCCGTGGGATCAAATGGGCCATCCTTGTAATCCTCAATTTTGTTTTGATCGGACAGTCTTTATGGGAGGAACGAGAAGAGGGGGGATGGTATGCTTCCCTTGGTAGAAAGCCTCTCGCTATCCTCTACTTTGCCAAGTGCTTGGTGATTTGGTTGTCAACCGTCATAATCAATGGAATGGTTTCTCTCCTCCTATGTTTGTTCTTCCAAAAGGCAAATGTAGATCGGTTTTTATCTGAATGGATGTTTGCAAATCTAGGATCACTCTCATTGGTGTTTTTGGGTGTTACTCTGGGATTGCTTTCAGAGGCGAGTCGTATGAAAGAAATCATTCTCCCTCTTTTGCAGCTCCCATTTTCGATACCTCTATTTTTATTTGGCATGGAGGCAGAAACTCGGTTTTACCAGGAGGTGGAATTTTATCTTCCGAGTGTGGGCATTTTACTTTTCTTTGCTATTTTTTATGGCAGTCTGGGAGTATTATTTCTGGAAGTTTTACAGAAAGACTCCTAA
- a CDS encoding tetratricopeptide repeat protein yields the protein MHTNLKTLLSYALLFCLAPHLFGQKQIGEKEYADLLWGKDEEFDLNQFPSGSFIYHSSDFILARGKAFQGEPPTSRGSFTFEGIEVKNCGDWNNETIQMVVTGKEKERALAKKRLQAGIRFDPQFFPFRYNLGRLHSIDYEYKEALIQFEYAKAEMPDYYKTYLHIGILSEITREAYYAVEHYKLAAKKNPYDTEALVRLSDHYLASGLKNRAFQYLTEASKIQETSPNVRLGFARLEMEKGNFHIAYKIFAKTSLTSQEGKPIPYDKKFHYYFAETASKVTDYETAEEEYTKMLSFPNDPFFATVSPKVIARRRDIAKKFAEAKKTQLDDSEAVPVDSDGN from the coding sequence ATGCATACCAACTTAAAGACCCTACTCAGTTATGCACTTCTGTTTTGTCTGGCCCCGCATCTTTTTGGCCAAAAACAAATTGGAGAAAAAGAATATGCTGACTTACTTTGGGGTAAGGACGAAGAGTTTGACTTGAACCAATTCCCAAGTGGATCCTTTATCTACCATAGTTCTGATTTTATCCTGGCTCGTGGCAAAGCCTTCCAAGGAGAACCTCCGACTAGTCGTGGCAGTTTTACCTTTGAGGGTATTGAGGTAAAGAATTGTGGGGACTGGAATAATGAAACCATACAAATGGTAGTCACTGGCAAAGAAAAGGAACGCGCCCTTGCCAAAAAACGCTTACAAGCTGGGATTCGTTTTGATCCTCAATTCTTTCCCTTTCGTTACAATTTGGGCAGACTTCATTCCATAGACTATGAATACAAAGAAGCCTTGATTCAGTTTGAATATGCAAAAGCGGAAATGCCTGATTATTATAAAACCTATTTGCATATTGGCATTCTATCCGAAATCACCAGGGAAGCCTACTATGCTGTTGAGCACTATAAATTAGCAGCAAAAAAGAATCCTTACGATACAGAAGCCCTAGTCCGTTTAAGTGATCATTATTTAGCGAGTGGATTAAAGAATCGCGCCTTTCAATACCTGACAGAAGCTTCCAAAATCCAAGAAACAAGTCCGAATGTTCGCCTAGGATTTGCTAGGCTAGAAATGGAAAAAGGGAATTTTCATATTGCTTACAAAATTTTTGCTAAAACCTCTCTCACAAGCCAAGAAGGGAAACCGATTCCCTATGATAAAAAATTTCATTATTACTTTGCGGAAACCGCTTCGAAGGTGACTGACTATGAGACTGCGGAGGAAGAGTATACTAAAATGTTGAGTTTTCCCAATGATCCGTTTTTTGCAACTGTCTCGCCAAAAGTGATCGCAAGGCGAAGGGACATTGCGAAAAAATTTGCCGAAGCCAAAAAAACCCAATTGGATGATTCGGAAGCGGTGCCCGTCGATTCAGATGGAAATTAA
- a CDS encoding ATP phosphoribosyltransferase regulatory subunit, with the protein MNSIKKSKLAERRWIPDGFHFLGPEESKRRRELLQRLSQCLEEASYSEIYLPAFDYTSSFQSQISGTDTSAFLATKDFDGYSLSPGVDLTLQVVKGMAARSHWKENQNVYYIGRRIRDHKKKNASRREILQIGGESIGDSSLPKVFSQMELLSKMWQKVLPKVPATLVLGHAAFLSELFTWLKVPNHEEGKLAQILFTKNAPELQKYLKLWNVSDERQKFLKLCLKPTPFAEFSQFKEKLLSFQQASFSLEAFVPYLEEIESIIQLWSKAHPSFDGIFDATLIRDLDYYTGIVFQGYMEGYSEPVFAGGVYNQLYESYTEVKKNACGFALHVDPIEEKLETRG; encoded by the coding sequence ATGAATTCGATTAAAAAATCAAAATTAGCAGAGAGAAGATGGATCCCTGACGGTTTCCATTTCTTGGGGCCTGAGGAAAGCAAACGTAGGCGAGAATTGCTACAGAGATTGAGCCAGTGTTTAGAAGAAGCTAGTTATTCTGAGATTTATCTACCCGCTTTCGATTATACTTCCTCCTTCCAATCTCAGATCAGTGGCACAGATACGTCCGCATTTTTAGCTACAAAAGACTTCGATGGCTATTCCCTTTCCCCTGGTGTGGATTTGACCTTACAAGTCGTAAAGGGAATGGCTGCGCGTTCCCATTGGAAAGAGAATCAAAATGTATACTATATAGGACGCAGGATTAGAGATCATAAAAAGAAGAATGCATCTCGCCGAGAAATCTTACAAATTGGTGGGGAATCAATTGGAGATAGCTCTCTGCCAAAAGTCTTTTCACAAATGGAATTGCTTTCCAAAATGTGGCAGAAAGTTTTGCCAAAAGTTCCAGCCACACTCGTGTTAGGTCATGCGGCCTTCCTTTCCGAACTCTTCACTTGGCTAAAGGTTCCAAACCATGAGGAAGGCAAACTTGCCCAGATACTTTTTACGAAAAATGCTCCCGAATTGCAGAAATACCTCAAACTTTGGAATGTAAGCGATGAGAGGCAAAAATTTCTAAAACTCTGTTTAAAGCCAACTCCCTTTGCTGAGTTTTCGCAATTCAAAGAGAAACTACTTTCGTTTCAGCAAGCTTCTTTTTCTCTAGAAGCCTTTGTTCCTTATTTGGAAGAGATTGAATCCATCATCCAACTTTGGTCTAAAGCCCATCCATCCTTTGATGGAATTTTTGATGCGACTTTGATACGCGATCTAGATTATTATACAGGCATAGTATTCCAAGGATATATGGAAGGTTATTCTGAGCCTGTTTTTGCTGGTGGTGTGTATAACCAATTGTATGAATCATATACAGAAGTGAAAAAAAATGCATGTGGGTTTGCACTACATGTAGATCCCATAGAAGAAAAGTTAGAAACGAGAGGTTAG
- the ccsA gene encoding cytochrome c biogenesis protein CcsA: MNTKIPILPLYLDCILYALVVFSFPLAIFLGLYYPNVILEQGMSHRIFYFHVPVAWVALYGPVLASLFSIFYLVSKNRLWDRLSFTANQIAFFFAIGVLFSGPIWAYSAWGVPWDRTDARLQSFFILVISLVSYFVFRYLILDPQKKSLLSSYISLLCAFSAILTWGAIRWIENPGNHPGSVLGKGGMDTDMRITFWISILAFHFLFLLLFLLIYRLEKILDIRDQIWQLRS, from the coding sequence GTGAATACAAAAATTCCAATCCTTCCCCTATACCTCGATTGTATCCTGTACGCACTGGTAGTTTTTAGTTTTCCTTTGGCCATTTTCCTAGGATTGTACTACCCCAATGTGATTTTGGAACAAGGGATGAGCCATAGGATTTTTTATTTCCATGTGCCAGTTGCCTGGGTGGCCTTGTATGGACCAGTGCTTGCGAGTCTTTTTTCAATTTTCTATTTGGTTTCCAAGAATCGTCTATGGGACAGACTCTCTTTTACGGCAAACCAAATCGCTTTCTTCTTTGCAATCGGTGTACTTTTCTCTGGGCCTATTTGGGCTTACAGTGCTTGGGGAGTTCCCTGGGACCGAACAGATGCTAGGCTGCAATCCTTCTTTATACTTGTCATTAGTTTGGTGTCATACTTCGTTTTTAGGTATTTGATTCTTGACCCTCAGAAAAAATCCCTACTGTCTTCCTATATTTCACTTCTCTGTGCCTTCAGTGCAATCCTTACATGGGGGGCTATTCGCTGGATCGAAAATCCTGGCAACCACCCAGGAAGTGTATTAGGAAAAGGAGGAATGGATACAGATATGCGAATCACTTTTTGGATCAGTATCCTTGCCTTTCATTTTCTCTTTTTACTTCTCTTCTTACTTATCTATCGATTAGAAAAGATTTTGGACATCCGTGATCAAATCTGGCAGTTGAGGTCATAG
- a CDS encoding adenylosuccinate synthase, whose product MPANLVVGAQWGDEGKAKVIDYLSKDTDIIVRYQGGANAGHTVVVGGKKYIFHLVPSGIIYDNTTCVIGNGVVLDPEYFLKECADLEKSGFNVKNKVLISDSCHILLPHHRLIDEVRELGSSPEGKIGTTKKGIGMCYADKMLRIGLRAGDLLDKDMLKRKLARILEVKNQELVKYYDLEPVKLDDLFKSLSQFADIMGNNIINTIYFLNDALQQGKRVLLEGAQGTGLDIDHGTYPYVTSSNPTSGGALAGSGVSFRYLKDVIGITKAYTTRVGEGPFPSEILGEAGEVLRKLGGEYGSTTGRPRRCGWFDVQMIKHSIVVNGINNITLTKIDVLSHYDSIPVVVGYELKGKRLTHFPSQGLEDVKPVFAEFKGWKDDISGISSFDKLPPNCRSYINSLQELIGTKIGIVSTGPDREDTIIMN is encoded by the coding sequence ATGCCTGCAAATTTAGTCGTCGGGGCACAATGGGGAGATGAGGGTAAGGCGAAAGTAATCGATTATCTTTCCAAGGACACGGATATCATAGTTAGGTACCAAGGTGGTGCGAATGCAGGTCATACTGTGGTTGTGGGTGGAAAAAAGTATATTTTCCATCTAGTTCCCTCAGGGATCATCTATGACAATACAACTTGTGTCATTGGTAACGGAGTTGTTTTAGATCCTGAGTACTTTCTGAAGGAATGTGCTGATTTAGAAAAAAGTGGATTTAACGTTAAAAATAAAGTCCTGATCAGCGACTCCTGCCATATATTACTCCCTCACCACCGCCTAATCGATGAAGTACGAGAGTTGGGTTCCAGCCCAGAGGGTAAGATTGGAACCACAAAAAAAGGCATAGGTATGTGCTATGCGGATAAAATGTTACGCATCGGTTTACGTGCCGGTGACCTCTTAGACAAAGATATGTTGAAAAGGAAATTGGCTCGCATTTTAGAAGTCAAAAACCAAGAACTCGTAAAATACTATGACTTAGAGCCAGTGAAACTCGATGATTTGTTTAAGAGTCTCAGTCAATTTGCAGATATCATGGGTAATAATATCATAAACACCATCTATTTTTTGAACGATGCCTTGCAACAAGGGAAACGCGTTTTATTAGAAGGTGCGCAAGGAACTGGCCTAGACATTGACCATGGAACCTATCCCTATGTCACTAGTTCCAATCCAACATCTGGCGGGGCCTTGGCAGGCTCAGGGGTTAGTTTTCGCTACTTAAAAGATGTTATCGGTATTACCAAGGCATATACGACACGCGTGGGGGAGGGTCCTTTCCCTTCTGAAATTTTGGGAGAAGCAGGGGAAGTATTGAGAAAACTTGGTGGAGAGTATGGCTCAACTACCGGTCGTCCTCGTCGTTGTGGTTGGTTTGATGTTCAAATGATCAAACACTCCATCGTTGTAAATGGCATCAACAATATTACATTAACAAAAATTGATGTGCTATCTCATTATGATTCGATTCCCGTTGTTGTTGGGTATGAACTCAAAGGAAAACGACTTACACATTTTCCATCACAAGGACTAGAGGACGTCAAACCAGTGTTTGCTGAGTTTAAAGGATGGAAGGATGATATTTCTGGTATCTCTTCATTTGATAAATTACCACCGAATTGCAGAAGTTATATTAACTCTCTTCAAGAATTGATTGGAACAAAGATCGGAATTGTATCAACTGGGCCTGACCGAGAAGACACGATCATCATGAATTAA
- a CDS encoding ABC transporter ATP-binding protein: MVQEILLKNQSLTLNVGYKTLFRNREISLPKTGLVLVLGENGSGKSSLLKEIYSHAPYRKDWVWTDGPKAISYLGHDLGLYPALTLAENLRYFARQSPQSEQTILHWASYYGLRQRLPDPVSTFSRGMKQKAAILRTYFEGANLVLMDEPFTGLDTKATGLFCEHLKLWSESSCLLLVLHEVPKDLQSKERIQL, from the coding sequence ATGGTGCAAGAGATTCTTCTTAAGAATCAGTCTCTCACATTGAATGTCGGATACAAAACCCTTTTTCGTAACCGAGAGATTTCCTTACCCAAAACAGGTTTGGTTCTTGTTTTAGGTGAAAATGGATCCGGTAAATCAAGTCTCCTCAAAGAAATCTATAGCCATGCTCCTTATCGGAAAGATTGGGTGTGGACAGACGGCCCGAAGGCAATATCGTACTTGGGGCATGACTTAGGTTTATATCCTGCACTCACACTTGCAGAAAACTTACGTTACTTTGCGCGGCAGTCTCCGCAAAGCGAGCAAACGATTCTGCATTGGGCCAGTTACTATGGTTTGAGACAGAGATTGCCCGATCCTGTTTCCACCTTCTCTAGAGGAATGAAACAAAAGGCCGCAATCCTTCGGACTTATTTTGAAGGAGCAAATCTTGTCCTTATGGACGAACCATTTACAGGTTTGGATACAAAAGCCACAGGCCTTTTCTGCGAACACCTCAAGCTCTGGTCAGAAAGTTCTTGTTTGCTATTGGTACTCCATGAGGTGCCTAAGGACTTACAAAGCAAAGAAAGGATCCAACTGTGA
- a CDS encoding hydroxymethylglutaryl-CoA lyase, producing METIKITEVGPRDGLQNEKKVLSTESKFVYIQKLAAAGLKRIEATSFVKKEKIPQMADASELSDEIFQHPHLSQTIAFSCLTPNTIAYEKALSAGYKEVAVFTATSETFTKKNINKTVRESLDAFTEIFQNARRDKIKVRAYISTVIACPYEGKILPEKTKEIAKRLLDEGAYEISLGETIGVAVPNEIAKLFSNLLSDIPKELFAGHFHDTYGMAIANVNEALRFGIRSFDSASGGLGGCPYAKGAAGNLATEDLVYFLERQGYETGIDLSKLVEASAYMQNQIARPLNSRTFIAREKDSAV from the coding sequence TTGGAAACAATTAAAATAACAGAAGTCGGACCGCGAGATGGCCTTCAAAATGAAAAGAAAGTTCTCTCAACTGAGAGCAAATTTGTCTATATTCAAAAATTAGCGGCCGCAGGTCTCAAAAGGATAGAGGCAACCTCCTTCGTTAAAAAAGAAAAGATCCCACAAATGGCAGATGCAAGTGAACTTTCGGACGAAATCTTTCAACATCCACATCTTTCACAAACCATTGCCTTCTCTTGCCTTACACCAAATACCATTGCGTATGAGAAAGCTCTGAGTGCTGGCTATAAAGAAGTGGCAGTGTTTACTGCTACGTCTGAGACATTTACAAAGAAAAATATCAATAAAACCGTAAGAGAATCCTTAGATGCATTTACAGAAATTTTCCAGAATGCGCGAAGAGACAAAATCAAAGTACGAGCTTACATTTCAACTGTGATTGCCTGTCCCTACGAAGGAAAGATCCTTCCAGAAAAGACCAAAGAGATTGCAAAACGATTGTTAGATGAAGGTGCTTATGAAATTTCACTCGGGGAGACCATCGGAGTGGCGGTACCCAATGAAATAGCAAAGCTATTTTCAAATCTCCTCTCGGATATTCCCAAAGAACTCTTTGCTGGTCATTTCCATGATACCTATGGAATGGCGATTGCGAATGTGAATGAAGCACTCAGATTTGGAATTCGATCGTTTGATTCTGCAAGCGGTGGCCTTGGTGGCTGTCCATATGCCAAAGGAGCGGCCGGTAATTTAGCCACCGAAGACTTAGTATATTTTTTAGAGCGACAGGGTTACGAAACAGGCATTGATTTAAGCAAACTCGTAGAAGCGAGTGCCTATATGCAAAACCAAATTGCGCGCCCATTAAATTCGCGCACCTTTATCGCTCGTGAAAAAGATTCAGCAGTTTGA
- a CDS encoding ABC transporter ATP-binding protein — protein sequence MSLVIDSLQVQSRNAILLKNICLQAESGKITGIIGKSGSGKSTIFKCILGLPSLLEGLQVKGQILWEGKPIHSLRQKVIQPVFQDPFTFFSPYLSLEQSLLEPAYIQYGYFSKNIQEEREKILNLLDRFQIPSRVLLAKVHDVSGGQLQRLAILRAILARPKMILLDEPVTALDAIVQLDIVRYIQQINREEKIGFVLVSHDLGLVKSITERVFVLHQGEIVESGPTGEVFSQPKHPFTESLLLARKLKFS from the coding sequence ATGAGCCTTGTCATCGATTCTCTTCAAGTACAATCTAGAAATGCAATCCTTCTCAAAAATATCTGTCTGCAAGCTGAATCTGGAAAAATAACAGGAATCATTGGAAAATCTGGTTCTGGGAAATCCACAATTTTTAAATGCATCCTTGGATTGCCTTCCCTTTTAGAGGGCTTACAAGTGAAAGGCCAAATCCTTTGGGAGGGAAAGCCTATCCATAGCCTTAGACAAAAAGTCATCCAACCTGTTTTCCAGGATCCCTTTACCTTTTTTTCACCTTATCTAAGTCTTGAACAATCTCTATTAGAACCTGCTTATATACAATATGGGTATTTCTCAAAAAACATCCAGGAGGAAAGAGAAAAAATTCTAAACCTTTTGGATCGATTCCAGATCCCATCTCGAGTGCTTTTGGCAAAAGTTCATGATGTAAGTGGTGGTCAATTGCAAAGGTTGGCGATACTTCGTGCCATTCTTGCGCGACCAAAGATGATATTATTAGATGAACCAGTGACCGCTTTGGATGCCATCGTACAGTTGGATATAGTCCGGTACATCCAACAAATCAATCGAGAAGAAAAGATAGGATTTGTATTGGTGTCACATGATCTTGGTTTGGTGAAATCAATTACAGAAAGAGTCTTTGTGCTCCACCAAGGAGAAATTGTTGAATCAGGACCAACGGGGGAAGTTTTTTCCCAGCCGAAACATCCTTTTACGGAATCCCTTTTGCTAGCAAGAAAACTTAAGTTTTCTTAA